In Deltaproteobacteria bacterium, a single genomic region encodes these proteins:
- a CDS encoding SagB family peptide dehydrogenase, with protein sequence MDDREHAAVVHTAAWAYHEATKHSVASVRRSRHMLEWDIMPLPFKVYPQLPPIPLPRDFATSRRSALETIADDPPVDSDGRELDLATLAPVFHFTAGVLRRRSYPGREVFFRAQACTGNLHHIDLYLICGELPELTAGVYHFSPHDFALRQLRAGDFRAAVVSASGNQPAIAAAPAIIACTSTFWRNAWKYQARTYRHCFWDSGTLLANLFAVAAARDLPAHLVLGFVDEQLNQLLDLDDEREVTLALVALSRGAGSAPATPPVVPLELETVPLSSREVEYPAIRAVHAASSLASVDDVAAWRGALAPLPRFTSAGAHVSLVPSLAASAEPIEKVILRRGSTREFAHDAIGFAPLSTLLRTITRGVVADFLEPGTTLSEVYLIVNAVDGLAPGAYVFDRDRDALALLRAGDFRRDAGQLDLSQPLAADAAVNLYWLVDLRSVLARFGDRGYRAAQLEAAIGGGKAYLASFALGIGATGLTFFDDDVVDFFSPHAAGKSVMFLMAIGRPIPRRAPLTL encoded by the coding sequence GTGGATGATCGGGAGCACGCGGCCGTAGTGCACACCGCAGCATGGGCGTACCACGAGGCCACCAAGCATTCGGTAGCCAGCGTGCGTCGCTCACGGCACATGCTCGAGTGGGACATTATGCCGCTGCCATTCAAGGTGTATCCGCAGCTGCCGCCGATCCCGTTGCCGCGCGACTTCGCGACGTCGCGGCGCTCGGCGCTCGAGACGATCGCGGATGATCCTCCCGTGGATAGCGACGGCCGGGAGCTCGATCTCGCGACGCTGGCGCCTGTGTTCCACTTCACCGCCGGCGTCTTGCGGCGCCGCTCGTATCCCGGCCGTGAAGTGTTTTTCCGCGCGCAGGCGTGTACCGGCAATCTGCATCATATCGATCTGTACCTCATTTGCGGTGAGCTGCCCGAGCTGACCGCCGGCGTCTATCATTTCAGTCCGCACGATTTCGCGCTGCGCCAATTGCGGGCGGGCGATTTTCGCGCGGCGGTCGTCAGCGCCAGCGGCAACCAACCGGCCATCGCCGCCGCACCCGCGATCATCGCGTGTACCAGTACGTTCTGGCGCAACGCCTGGAAGTATCAGGCGCGGACCTATCGCCACTGCTTTTGGGACAGCGGCACACTGCTCGCCAACCTGTTCGCGGTGGCGGCCGCGCGCGATCTGCCGGCGCACCTTGTCCTCGGCTTCGTCGACGAACAGCTCAACCAACTGCTGGATCTTGACGATGAGCGCGAAGTGACGCTCGCTCTGGTTGCGCTCAGCCGCGGCGCTGGGTCAGCGCCCGCGACCCCACCGGTCGTTCCGCTCGAGTTGGAGACGGTGCCGCTGTCGTCGCGTGAAGTGGAGTACCCTGCGATTCGGGCGGTGCACGCGGCGTCGTCGCTCGCGTCTGTCGACGATGTCGCGGCATGGCGAGGCGCATTGGCGCCATTGCCGCGGTTCACCTCGGCCGGCGCGCACGTTTCGCTCGTGCCGTCACTCGCCGCATCCGCGGAGCCCATCGAGAAAGTCATCCTGCGGCGCGGCTCGACGCGGGAGTTCGCGCACGACGCGATCGGATTCGCTCCGCTCTCCACTCTGTTGCGCACGATTACACGCGGCGTCGTCGCCGACTTTTTGGAGCCCGGCACCACGCTGAGCGAGGTGTATCTCATCGTCAACGCCGTCGATGGGCTCGCGCCGGGTGCGTACGTGTTCGATCGCGACCGCGACGCGCTCGCACTCCTGCGGGCAGGCGACTTCCGTCGCGACGCGGGTCAGCTCGATCTCAGCCAACCGCTGGCAGCCGATGCGGCGGTGAATCTCTACTGGCTCGTCGATTTGCGATCGGTGCTCGCGCGTTTCGGCGACCGGGGCTATCGCGCCGCGCAACTGGAAGCGGCGATCGGCGGTGGCAAGGCGTATCTCGCGTCGTTCGCGCTCGGCATCGGTGCCACCGGCCTCACGTTCTTCGATGACGATGTGGTCGACTTCTTTTCGCCGCACGCTGCGGGCAAGAGCGTGATGTTCCTGATGGCAATTGGCCGCCCCATCCCCCGGCGCGCACCGCTGACGTTGTGA
- a CDS encoding LLM class F420-dependent oxidoreductase yields MKFGIMFANAGPFMFPENLAHLARTAEEVGVESIWTVEHVVIPVGYQSPYPYSSSGKIPGPENSPIPDPVLPLAFAAAVTKKLRLGTGVMILPQRHPVYVAKEMATLDVLSNGRALLGVGIGWLEEEFDAVGVPFKERAGRTTESIRAIRSLWQPEAKPFAGKYYKWAAVESNPKPVQQPGVPIIVGGHADGAARRAARFGDGFFPARGDRETLTRLFAILRDECAKIGRKPETIELTTGAGPKLDVDAVRRYQDMGITRLTIPPPGFDQDGLSKGLHEFGDRIIAKL; encoded by the coding sequence ATGAAATTCGGTATCATGTTCGCCAATGCGGGACCGTTCATGTTTCCGGAAAACCTGGCTCACCTCGCGCGCACGGCGGAGGAAGTCGGCGTCGAATCGATCTGGACTGTCGAGCACGTCGTCATCCCGGTCGGCTACCAGTCGCCGTATCCGTACAGTTCGAGCGGCAAGATTCCCGGGCCGGAGAACTCACCGATTCCCGATCCGGTGCTGCCGCTTGCGTTTGCCGCCGCGGTGACGAAGAAGTTGCGGCTCGGCACCGGCGTGATGATCCTCCCGCAGCGGCACCCGGTGTATGTCGCCAAAGAGATGGCCACGCTCGACGTGCTCTCCAACGGTCGCGCGCTGCTTGGCGTTGGCATCGGCTGGCTGGAAGAGGAGTTCGATGCGGTGGGCGTGCCGTTCAAGGAACGGGCGGGGCGCACGACCGAGTCGATCCGCGCGATCCGTTCCTTGTGGCAGCCCGAAGCGAAGCCGTTCGCCGGCAAGTACTACAAGTGGGCTGCCGTGGAGTCGAATCCGAAACCGGTGCAGCAGCCGGGTGTGCCGATCATCGTCGGCGGTCATGCCGACGGCGCCGCGCGCCGTGCCGCGCGCTTTGGCGACGGGTTTTTTCCCGCTCGTGGCGATCGCGAGACGCTGACCAGGCTGTTCGCCATCCTGCGCGACGAATGCGCCAAGATCGGCCGCAAGCCCGAGACCATCGAGCTGACCACCGGCGCCGGACCAAAGTTGGATGTCGATGCCGTGCGCCGCTATCAGGATATGGGCATCACGCGGCTGACGATCCCGCCGCCCGGTTTCGATCAAGACGGCCTATCGAAGGGCTTGCACGAGTTCGGCGACCGCATCATCGCCAAGCTGTAG
- a CDS encoding FAD-binding protein, protein MRVSLELALDLDHADDAAAQRRLTARKLCRPEATITAVRVRKRSLDARHVPVTVHLQVDVYCDEPVPEEELPRPSYRTVSGDRSVVIVGCGPAGMFAALRLIDLGIKPIVLERGKDVRARRHDLAAIQRHGIVDPDSNYCFGEGGAGTYSDGKLYTRATKRGSVDAVLRTLVAHGAPPDILIDAHPHIGSNKLPTVVTALRDSILQAGGEIRFGARVTDLVIDAHQRLRGVVTAGNDEIIANAVILATGHSARDIFALLATRAVRIEAKPFAMGVRVEHPQPLIDGLQYHGAPDPRLPAASYRLATTIGERGVFSFCMCPGGFIVPAATQPDEVVVNGMSLSRRDSPFANSGVVVSVEAADLDAYRLHGALAGMHYQHALETAAATAGGGQQRAPAQRLTDFLAGHQSATLPATSYHPGITAASLHTLLPSQLVQRLQDGFKRFGASMRGYVTEEAVLVGVETRTSSPVRIPRDADSLQHPEIAALYPCGEGAGYAGGIVSAALDGIRVADACAAGAR, encoded by the coding sequence ATGCGCGTCTCGCTCGAACTCGCCCTCGATCTCGACCATGCCGACGATGCCGCGGCGCAGCGTCGGCTGACGGCGCGAAAGCTTTGTCGGCCGGAGGCGACGATCACTGCGGTGCGCGTGCGCAAGCGATCGCTCGACGCGCGACATGTGCCGGTCACGGTCCATCTCCAAGTCGACGTCTACTGCGACGAGCCCGTACCCGAGGAGGAACTGCCGCGGCCGAGCTATCGCACGGTGAGCGGCGACCGCTCGGTGGTGATCGTCGGCTGCGGGCCGGCGGGGATGTTTGCGGCGTTACGGCTGATCGATCTAGGCATCAAACCGATCGTACTCGAACGCGGCAAGGATGTCCGCGCCCGGCGGCACGATCTCGCCGCGATTCAACGCCACGGCATCGTCGATCCCGATAGCAACTACTGCTTCGGCGAAGGCGGCGCCGGCACCTACTCCGACGGCAAGCTCTACACCCGTGCCACCAAGCGCGGCAGCGTCGATGCCGTGCTGCGCACACTAGTGGCGCACGGCGCACCGCCGGATATCTTGATCGACGCGCATCCGCACATCGGTTCAAACAAACTGCCTACCGTCGTCACCGCGCTGCGCGACAGCATCCTGCAGGCCGGTGGAGAGATTCGATTCGGAGCTCGTGTGACCGACCTGGTCATCGATGCGCACCAACGCCTGCGTGGCGTCGTCACCGCCGGCAACGACGAGATCATCGCCAACGCCGTCATCCTCGCCACCGGGCACTCAGCGCGCGACATTTTCGCGCTGCTGGCCACTCGCGCGGTTCGTATCGAAGCCAAGCCATTCGCCATGGGTGTGCGCGTCGAGCACCCGCAACCGTTGATCGACGGACTGCAATATCATGGCGCGCCCGATCCACGGCTGCCCGCCGCGAGCTATCGGCTGGCGACCACCATCGGCGAGCGCGGCGTCTTCTCCTTTTGTATGTGCCCCGGCGGCTTCATCGTTCCCGCCGCAACGCAGCCGGATGAAGTCGTGGTCAATGGGATGAGCCTGTCGCGCCGCGATTCACCGTTCGCCAACTCGGGCGTTGTCGTCTCGGTCGAAGCCGCCGACCTCGACGCGTACCGCCTCCACGGCGCGCTGGCGGGCATGCACTATCAGCACGCGCTGGAGACAGCGGCGGCGACAGCTGGTGGAGGCCAGCAACGCGCCCCGGCGCAACGGCTCACCGATTTCCTCGCCGGCCACCAGTCAGCCACCTTGCCGGCGACCAGCTACCACCCGGGCATCACCGCCGCGTCGCTGCACACGCTGCTGCCATCGCAATTGGTGCAACGGCTCCAAGACGGGTTCAAACGTTTCGGTGCATCGATGCGCGGCTACGTCACCGAGGAAGCGGTGCTGGTCGGCGTCGAGACCCGCACCAGCTCGCCGGTGCGCATCCCGCGCGACGCGGATTCGCTGCAGCATCCCGAGATCGCCGCGCTCTACCCGTGCGGCGAGGGTGCCGGCTACGCCGGCGGCATCGTCTCGGCTGCGCTCGATGGCATCCGCGTTGCCGACGCCTGCGCCGCCGGCGCGCGTTGA
- a CDS encoding Dyp-type peroxidase: protein MPQPQSGIIPEPSPHAQFVIWRVRDGATNGREVARIAASVPALINKVGALDRRAKLVCNISFGPEMWDVISPGKRPVGLRPFKPLSAGGRTAPKTGGDLLCHILSKRPDLNFELAQRIAVQLGDRVEVMDEVHGFRYLDGRDLTGFIDGTENPKGKARAAVALIGAEDRAFAGGSFVFTQRYVHNLKKWVEVPQAAQEGVIGRRKKDSKELSDLVKPASAHIARVVIEEDGEELEIVRHSFPYGTVSEAGLFFLAYTKTLDTTEKMLGRMMGTSGDGRYDHLMNFTQAVSGATFFAPSLAVLKSLAR from the coding sequence ATGCCGCAACCCCAATCTGGAATTATTCCCGAACCGAGTCCACATGCGCAGTTTGTAATTTGGCGCGTGCGCGACGGCGCGACCAACGGTCGTGAGGTGGCGCGGATCGCTGCTAGCGTTCCGGCGCTGATCAACAAGGTCGGCGCGCTCGATCGGCGCGCGAAGCTGGTTTGCAACATCAGCTTCGGTCCCGAAATGTGGGACGTCATCTCGCCCGGCAAACGACCCGTCGGACTGCGGCCGTTCAAACCGCTCAGCGCTGGAGGTCGCACTGCGCCGAAGACCGGCGGTGATCTACTCTGTCACATTCTCTCGAAGCGCCCCGATCTCAATTTCGAGCTGGCGCAGCGCATCGCGGTGCAATTGGGTGATCGCGTCGAAGTGATGGATGAGGTGCACGGCTTTCGCTACCTCGACGGCCGCGATCTGACCGGCTTCATCGACGGCACCGAAAATCCGAAGGGCAAGGCGCGTGCCGCGGTAGCGTTGATCGGCGCCGAGGATCGCGCCTTCGCCGGTGGCAGCTTTGTGTTCACGCAGCGCTACGTCCACAATCTCAAGAAGTGGGTCGAGGTGCCGCAGGCCGCGCAAGAGGGTGTCATCGGTCGGCGGAAGAAGGACAGCAAAGAACTGTCCGACTTGGTCAAGCCGGCGAGCGCGCACATCGCCCGGGTGGTCATTGAAGAGGATGGCGAAGAGCTGGAGATCGTGCGTCATAGCTTCCCGTACGGCACGGTGTCCGAAGCGGGGTTGTTCTTCCTGGCCTACACCAAGACGCTCGACACAACCGAGAAGATGCTCGGCCGCATGATGGGCACGAGCGGGGACGGGCGTTACGATCATTTGATGAACTTCACGCAGGCGGTGTCGGGCGCAACGTTTTTCGCGCCGTCTCTCGCCGTACTGAAATCGCTCGCGCGCTAG
- a CDS encoding long-chain-acyl-CoA synthetase has translation MDLLSRIVTLIEDLRELPHYKRIGDALKQAGAAGFRTCGYLMREQAETIPDRVLLRFEDDEIVTYGAYNAGVNRCANLVKRAGVARGGAVAIMMENSPAMLMAEGAMAKLGSIGALINTNLRGAALAHVLQSSTARIVLADAVCWPALRELGPLEGFVVYADAPLEDLRGTPFRSLPEALADAGDAEPDIPDVKVSDVMLYIYTSGTTGFPKPTIIRHSRFTMGGNSLKIVLGLQPDDCSYAPTPLYHGYSNFVGFAPAFHNGSAFASRRRFSASHFLDDVQRHRATHFMYVGELCRYLLRQPSSPRDRQHAIRVASGPGLRPDIWRQFMERFGIPRIIETYGQTEANLSLMNRRGRVGSVGRSAPFTHQQLKLVRYDAERGAPVRGADGFMIECRPGEIGELLSIIGKQTMMSFDGYVSKAHNEQKIVRDCFAKNDQYVRTGDLLRRDRAGYYYFVDRIGDTFRWKGENVATQEVAELLNGAPGVSETAVYGVNVPGTEGRAGMALVVLAPGAPFDPAAYYSFAERTLPAYARPLFVRLASAMDVTGTLKHTKMRLQDEGYDPERIADALYFRDDRARSYVRLDAALKHRIDVGELNL, from the coding sequence ATGGATCTGCTCTCCCGCATCGTTACATTGATCGAAGACTTGCGCGAACTCCCGCACTACAAGCGCATTGGCGATGCGCTGAAGCAGGCCGGCGCGGCGGGCTTCCGCACCTGCGGCTACCTCATGAGGGAACAGGCGGAGACCATCCCCGACCGCGTGCTCCTGCGCTTCGAGGACGACGAGATCGTCACTTACGGGGCCTACAACGCGGGGGTGAATCGCTGCGCCAACCTTGTGAAGCGTGCCGGCGTCGCGCGTGGTGGCGCGGTCGCCATCATGATGGAGAACTCGCCGGCGATGCTGATGGCCGAAGGCGCGATGGCGAAGCTTGGCAGCATCGGCGCGTTGATCAACACCAACCTGCGTGGCGCCGCGCTTGCCCACGTGCTGCAGAGTTCGACTGCGCGCATCGTGCTCGCCGATGCGGTCTGCTGGCCGGCGCTGCGTGAGCTCGGGCCACTCGAAGGCTTCGTCGTCTACGCCGATGCGCCGCTAGAGGACCTGCGCGGCACGCCGTTCCGGTCATTGCCCGAAGCGCTTGCCGATGCCGGCGACGCGGAGCCGGACATCCCCGACGTGAAAGTGTCCGATGTGATGCTCTACATCTACACCTCGGGCACCACCGGCTTTCCCAAGCCGACGATCATCCGCCATTCGCGTTTCACCATGGGCGGCAACTCGCTCAAGATTGTGCTCGGCCTGCAGCCGGACGATTGCTCGTATGCGCCGACGCCGCTCTATCACGGCTACTCGAATTTCGTCGGCTTCGCGCCGGCGTTTCACAACGGCTCGGCATTCGCCTCGCGCCGCCGGTTTTCGGCCAGCCATTTTCTCGATGATGTGCAGCGTCATCGCGCGACTCACTTCATGTACGTCGGCGAGCTGTGTCGCTACCTGCTGCGCCAGCCGTCCAGTCCGCGCGACCGCCAACACGCCATTCGCGTCGCGTCCGGACCGGGTTTGCGGCCCGACATTTGGCGCCAGTTCATGGAGCGCTTCGGCATTCCGCGCATCATTGAGACCTACGGGCAGACCGAAGCGAATTTGAGCCTGATGAATCGCCGTGGCCGGGTCGGATCGGTCGGCCGCTCCGCGCCGTTCACGCATCAGCAACTGAAACTGGTGCGCTACGACGCGGAACGGGGCGCGCCAGTGCGCGGCGCCGATGGCTTCATGATCGAGTGTCGTCCCGGTGAGATTGGCGAGCTGCTCAGCATCATCGGAAAGCAGACGATGATGAGTTTCGACGGCTACGTTAGCAAAGCGCACAACGAGCAGAAGATCGTCCGCGACTGTTTCGCGAAGAACGATCAGTACGTGCGCACTGGCGATCTGCTGCGGCGTGACCGGGCCGGCTACTACTACTTCGTCGATCGCATTGGCGACACGTTTCGCTGGAAGGGCGAGAACGTCGCGACGCAGGAAGTCGCCGAACTGCTCAATGGCGCGCCCGGTGTCAGCGAGACGGCCGTGTACGGCGTGAACGTTCCCGGCACTGAAGGCCGCGCCGGCATGGCACTGGTGGTTCTTGCGCCCGGTGCGCCGTTCGATCCGGCGGCGTACTACTCGTTCGCGGAGCGAACCTTGCCGGCTTACGCGCGCCCGCTATTCGTGCGGCTCGCCTCCGCGATGGATGTCACGGGCACGCTCAAACACACGAAGATGCGGCTGCAAGACGAAGGCTATGACCCGGAACGCATTGCCGACGCACTCTACTTCCGCGATGACCGCGCGCGCAGCTATGTGCGGCTCGATGCGGCGTTGAAGCACCGCATCGATGTGGGCGAATTGAACTTGTAG
- a CDS encoding amidohydrolase family protein, translating into MMRSDLKPCAPQPRVVHGLTLAILLVGCGGHEFVTRTAAGQPACVIRNVRVFDAPRAALLDGLRDVIVRDGRIAAVAAPGVAAPGLVEVDGHGGTLLPGLVDVHTHTGGGSSPPWHTALPAQEENLGAFLYAGVTTVLDAGALTPAIFQLRDRVRSGAVLGPHLYAAGPMFTGPSGHPVGLMRTNLPFWIRWYVLPRIAREVGTPDAARQAVADLLPDHPDVIKVAVDDLVPGEPRIDTAVIAAIVARAHESQVRVVAHIGQSRDAVDSVGAGVDALMHDVYTEQITDDAVAKIAAAHVPVVATVGIWDAVEQLGTLRPESVSPLTREIAQPAVLAALAAFPSDGEREHTTTMTQPIRAGHAARRANVAKLRAAGVTILVGSDAANAGQFPGASLHDELAKLVESGMTPGEALRAATVENAQFLAGPHADFGAVAEGQRADLVLVEGDPTADIAATQRITRVWLDGVELLRHARPAQ; encoded by the coding sequence ATGATGCGAAGCGACCTGAAGCCTTGCGCGCCGCAACCACGAGTAGTGCATGGTCTCACACTCGCGATACTACTCGTCGGCTGCGGCGGCCACGAGTTCGTGACGCGCACCGCAGCGGGACAACCAGCGTGCGTGATTCGCAATGTCCGCGTCTTCGATGCGCCGCGCGCGGCGTTGCTTGATGGGCTGCGTGACGTGATCGTGCGCGACGGCCGCATCGCCGCGGTCGCGGCGCCGGGCGTCGCCGCGCCGGGACTCGTCGAGGTTGACGGTCATGGCGGGACGCTGCTGCCGGGTCTGGTCGACGTTCACACGCATACCGGCGGCGGGTCCAGCCCACCGTGGCACACAGCACTGCCGGCTCAAGAAGAAAACCTCGGCGCGTTCCTCTATGCTGGAGTCACCACCGTCCTCGATGCCGGGGCGCTCACGCCGGCGATCTTCCAACTGCGCGACCGCGTGCGCTCGGGCGCCGTCCTGGGACCGCACTTGTACGCCGCCGGGCCGATGTTCACCGGCCCGAGCGGCCATCCGGTTGGACTCATGCGCACCAACTTGCCGTTCTGGATTCGCTGGTACGTGCTACCGCGGATCGCGCGCGAGGTCGGGACACCCGACGCCGCGCGCCAGGCGGTGGCCGATCTCCTTCCTGATCATCCCGACGTCATCAAGGTCGCCGTCGACGACCTCGTGCCCGGCGAGCCGCGCATCGACACCGCCGTGATCGCCGCTATCGTCGCCCGCGCGCATGAGAGCCAGGTGCGCGTCGTCGCGCACATCGGCCAGTCGCGCGATGCCGTCGATTCCGTCGGCGCCGGCGTCGATGCGCTCATGCACGACGTCTACACCGAACAGATTACTGACGACGCGGTGGCGAAGATCGCGGCGGCGCATGTTCCCGTCGTCGCCACCGTCGGCATCTGGGATGCCGTCGAGCAACTCGGGACGCTGCGCCCCGAAAGCGTTTCGCCGCTCACGCGGGAGATCGCGCAACCCGCAGTGCTCGCCGCCCTTGCGGCGTTCCCCAGTGATGGCGAGCGCGAGCACACCACGACAATGACTCAGCCCATACGCGCGGGACACGCGGCACGGCGTGCGAACGTCGCCAAGCTGCGGGCGGCCGGGGTCACGATCCTAGTCGGCAGCGATGCCGCGAACGCCGGTCAGTTCCCCGGCGCCAGTCTCCATGACGAGTTGGCGAAGCTGGTCGAGTCGGGGATGACACCGGGCGAGGCGCTGCGCGCCGCCACCGTCGAGAACGCGCAATTCCTCGCCGGCCCACACGCCGACTTCGGCGCGGTGGCAGAAGGACAACGCGCCGATCTCGTCTTGGTCGAAGGCGACCCGACCGCCGACATCGCCGCGACGCAACGCATTACCCGCGTGTGGCTCGACGGCGTCGAGCTGCTCCGTCACGCGCGCCCGGCACAGTGA
- a CDS encoding PAS domain S-box protein, which translates to MHPASTRRSIERAGVLDAGRVAEPPAAVPRGLRAARPLRVLFAEDSDDDVELSLRELRRGGYDVIYERMDTAAAMEAAVTRQPWDLIVVDHRMPNFDAPEALRVVTRSGVDVPCIIVSGMIDERLAIAAMEAGARDFIDKANLGRLLPAVARELRDTEIRRARQRAELALRVSEERYRELVENANDIVYTHDLAGNFTSINQAAERISGYRRQEVIGLNITQIITPEHLPLALQTIARQLAGEKPPAYEIDLITKAGRRVTVEVNTRLVYRDRQPVGVEGIARDVTERKRAQQRAGVLLEIASDISGTLDLDELINRVQRCTAAVLPCDRVATFFTDPITNTVGLRAHCGVPPDQLADLTALRFQRDQPVTRALGHGQTLVLNEMVAQSWVPAALWQRFGITALVAVPMRVHGRHLGTLVAAHAGAGRAFDADQVTLCEGIARQLAVAIDAAEMYQGQREQAEVAAALASVGRELIAVLDTPLLLDLLCRVTVDTLGCSASHVLMWRPAEDSFVEMSACHAMKGSAGVAFPKLTRAAVVDALAGDDVALLSTAAAQPLPLAALQREAGVHAALYGALRRGREIVGVLVACQSDDCAGPTPRQEQLARGIAHVASLAIENARLVEELKRADRLKSEFVATMSHELRTPLNIITGYNELLLEGVFGSLSPDQADSLQRIQKSTAELLTLVSDTLDLSRLDAGRLSLDLRTISLHSLAAELDAETREVGTRNGLYCQWRMAPDLPVLHSDPAKLKVVLKNLILNAFKFTEQGGVTVDIQPQADGIEVAVSDTGIGIAPETVAIIFEPFRQGDGSATRRFGGVGLGLHIVRRLLELLGGHVSVESTVGQGSNFRVWLPLSPNLKQAVAA; encoded by the coding sequence GTGCACCCAGCCTCGACACGACGATCGATTGAGCGAGCCGGTGTATTGGATGCCGGCCGCGTTGCGGAGCCGCCGGCCGCGGTACCGCGCGGGCTGCGTGCCGCGCGACCGCTGCGGGTGTTGTTCGCCGAGGATTCCGACGACGACGTGGAGTTGTCGTTGCGCGAATTGCGGCGTGGCGGCTACGACGTCATCTATGAGCGGATGGATACGGCGGCGGCGATGGAAGCGGCCGTCACCCGCCAACCGTGGGATCTCATCGTGGTCGATCACCGCATGCCCAACTTCGATGCGCCCGAGGCGCTGCGGGTCGTGACCCGCAGTGGGGTTGATGTGCCCTGCATCATCGTCTCGGGCATGATCGACGAGCGTCTGGCGATCGCGGCGATGGAGGCAGGTGCCCGCGACTTCATCGACAAGGCCAATTTGGGCCGCCTGTTGCCGGCGGTGGCGCGTGAGTTGCGCGACACGGAGATCCGGCGCGCGCGCCAGCGTGCGGAGCTGGCGCTGCGCGTGAGCGAAGAGCGCTACCGCGAGCTGGTCGAGAACGCGAACGACATTGTTTATACACACGATCTGGCGGGCAACTTCACATCGATCAATCAAGCCGCCGAACGCATCAGTGGCTACCGTCGACAAGAGGTGATCGGGTTGAATATCACGCAGATCATTACCCCCGAGCATCTGCCGCTCGCGCTACAGACCATCGCCCGTCAGTTGGCGGGCGAGAAGCCTCCGGCCTACGAGATCGATCTCATCACCAAAGCCGGTCGCCGGGTCACCGTCGAAGTGAACACGCGCTTGGTTTATCGCGATCGTCAACCCGTCGGGGTCGAGGGCATCGCCCGCGACGTCACCGAGCGCAAGCGGGCGCAGCAGCGCGCGGGCGTGTTGCTCGAAATCGCGAGTGACATCAGCGGCACGTTGGATCTCGATGAGTTGATCAACCGAGTGCAGCGATGCACGGCCGCGGTGTTGCCGTGTGACCGCGTGGCCACGTTCTTCACTGATCCCATCACGAATACCGTCGGGCTCCGTGCCCATTGCGGTGTGCCGCCGGACCAACTCGCCGACTTGACGGCGCTGCGATTTCAGCGCGATCAGCCGGTGACTCGCGCGCTCGGCCACGGGCAGACGCTGGTGTTGAATGAGATGGTTGCGCAGTCGTGGGTACCGGCCGCGCTGTGGCAACGCTTCGGCATCACAGCCTTGGTGGCCGTGCCGATGCGCGTCCATGGCCGGCACCTCGGTACGTTGGTCGCCGCGCACGCTGGCGCCGGCCGCGCGTTTGATGCGGATCAAGTGACGCTCTGCGAGGGGATCGCGCGCCAGCTGGCGGTGGCGATCGATGCCGCGGAGATGTACCAAGGACAACGGGAGCAAGCGGAAGTCGCGGCGGCGCTTGCCAGCGTCGGGCGGGAGTTGATCGCAGTGCTCGATACACCGCTCCTCCTCGATCTCCTCTGTCGTGTCACAGTGGATACACTCGGGTGTAGCGCGAGCCACGTGTTGATGTGGCGGCCCGCGGAGGACTCGTTCGTGGAGATGTCGGCGTGTCATGCGATGAAGGGCAGCGCAGGAGTGGCGTTTCCCAAACTCACCCGAGCGGCGGTGGTGGACGCGCTCGCTGGCGATGACGTCGCGCTGCTATCGACCGCGGCGGCCCAGCCGCTCCCGCTGGCGGCGTTGCAGCGGGAGGCCGGTGTCCATGCGGCCCTCTACGGCGCTCTGCGCCGGGGCCGCGAGATCGTGGGAGTCCTCGTCGCTTGCCAGAGTGATGACTGCGCGGGGCCGACGCCGCGACAAGAGCAGCTGGCTCGCGGCATCGCCCATGTGGCGTCGCTGGCGATCGAGAACGCGCGGCTCGTCGAAGAGCTCAAGCGAGCGGATCGCCTGAAATCAGAATTCGTAGCCACCATGTCGCACGAACTCCGCACGCCGCTGAACATCATCACGGGGTACAACGAGCTGCTGCTCGAGGGCGTGTTTGGCAGCCTCAGTCCGGATCAAGCCGACAGCCTGCAGCGCATCCAAAAGAGCACGGCCGAGCTGCTGACGCTGGTCAGCGACACGTTGGACCTCAGCCGCCTCGACGCCGGGCGCCTGTCGCTTGATCTGCGGACGATCAGCCTGCACTCGCTGGCGGCCGAGCTGGACGCCGAGACCCGCGAGGTGGGCACGCGCAACGGGCTCTACTGCCAGTGGCGCATGGCCCCCGATCTGCCGGTGCTCCACAGCGACCCAGCGAAGCTGAAAGTCGTCCTCAAGAACCTGATCCTCAACGCCTTCAAGTTCACCGAGCAGGGCGGGGTAACGGTCGACATCCAGCCGCAGGCGGATGGCATCGAGGTCGCGGTGAGCGATACCGGCATCGGCATCGCGCCGGAGACGGTGGCGATCATTTTCGAGCCCTTCCGCCAGGGCGACGGTTCGGCGACGCGTCGCTTTGGCGGCGTCGGCTTGGGGCTTCACATTGTGCGCCGGTTGTTGGAGTTGCTCGGTGGTCACGTCAGCGTTGAAAGCACAGTGGGGCAGGGATCCAACTTCCGCGTCTGGCTTCCGTTGAGCCCGAACCTGAAGCAAGCTGTCGCCGCCTGA